The genomic segment TTTAACCAAAATTTCCCTTGTAGCAACTGCAACAAacttgaaggaaaaaaaaaaaatgaaatacagAATAATGACGTCAGGTAAAAACATTAAGAGTGATGCAAGCTCTTCTCGGGCTGAATACcattttcacattttctttcgcctttttaaatttttgagagaatttAGCTTAAGGATTATATTACTCAAAACAGCGACACGTTGAAAGCGGCTCTGCAGCCAACAGAATAGTAATTGTTCTCATTGTGTATGCATTTGAGTGTTTTTTTGTTCTCTCTAATGTAAGTCTTTCTTTGAGTAAGGAGCCTGGTTTTAGTAAGGCCATCAATTTTCTGATAAGAGGTAGCACCcattgagaaaagaaaaaacccaATGGATATATATGTAGGAATTAGgttaaacataaataaatagtaGGTAGATTTCTTAGTTCTTACGCATAGGAATCTTAAGGTTGACTCGATTTCATAATGCGTTGATCAAAATGTGCACGGCTTGAACAATGGACTTATTTTATAATGACAATTTGATACAACAAAcgtgtaatttattaaaaaccAATGGAACATTTGGAAGTCAGCAAATACGGCGACTTACAAAGCAATATCCATATGCCGTGGTGCATAATGCCCGCCGCCAATGCCTAGGAGGATTTTGTTTTGACCATTATTCctgcatcattaaaaatttgcaGTAGATAAAATACTTTTTTCCTCAACAAGTCAGccaaataaaaacattttgggAGCAGCTCCTTCAAGCAAAGCTATTGTTAGTCTTTGGTACTGATAAAATCGGCAAAAAGGAAATCTGGTAACAATTCCCCAAACATTACTACCATGCTACCACATTTCCAGAAATAAGATACCAATATACAAACATTATGTCTCACTGAAGGGGTACACATGGAAGGAAAAACTATAGAAATAATAATGCTTTCTACAAGATATACAAATCTGGTCATGAGTAAAAAGTCTAGACGCAGATATCATTATTCTTTTAGAAAAGGAGTTTGCCTCCAAGATTGGTAAgcattttatagaaaaatgttCTCTTTGAGGTATGCATATCTGGTCATTGTTAAAAAGTCTGGACCGGGCAGCAATTATTCTtccaaccaaaagaaaaaaaggcttTTGCCTTAAAGATTGCCCAGCATTTTGTACAAGATTGCAAGCGAGAGAAAAGTTGTAAGCTCTATTTTTCTATAACCCTTCCTATAAATAAAATGCTCGTGGCAGAAGTAGTTTTGTGCTCATTCTAGTTTCTTCTTGTTTACATTTCAATCAGCAACCACTAGCCTGTATGATATTCTAAACAAAACAAACTGAGCCCAAGAGAAAGGAATGTAGACTTAAGGACCAGCTGTCTCTAAAAGCATGGATCTTATACAATTTATAGTTTAACAAACAGCCTCTGATGAATATGTTGGTCACAAAGTGCATAAAGATACTTTTTGGAATAGATCTTGCCAAATCATCACATCGATTTTtgatctttaattttttgttttttgctttttcttctctccctcCTCCCCCCACTTTAACACAGTTTAGATCAGATTCTCTTCCCAAAAAACCAATTTGACTGGTATATTATTCAAAGTTTGGATGATGGGATTTGCCCACAACGGTGAGGTTCCAGTAAGCAAAAGGGACCTTCTTGGAAAAGGAAGTAACTTCTATGCAAATTTGTTGCCATTTGTACAAGCAACAGATAAATAATTTACTTGTTTTCAGATATGTCCACTAATGCTATAGAAAAGGTCATAATTGAATCTGGCAATTAAACTGCATTATGTAGATCATACCTGCTCCAGTCTCCCACTGCAGGTCCTCCACCAAGTCCTAGACCTTCCCACACTAGCTTTAGTCATCACAACGACAACTTTGTCAAAATAAGCTATTTTTTgacaaatgaattatattaatgAAACTGCATAAAACTTTAGCAAACTAATCCTTCGAAtaactttttctttcttaatcTATAGAAATACAATTTCTTCCCTGAGGGGAATAAAGAgtataatccacacaaaattgTCCCCAGATCATTTGAAGGACTGGAATAAGTTAACATGCTATGGTGAATGTGGTCTGAAGTACAAAACGATACATGCACGAAAACTAAATTTAATCAGTTGAAAATCTTGAGAGCAAATCACTTTACATTGtgattgtttctttctttcctccttcCCTCCCCTTTTTTCTAGTGGACTAGGGGGAAGCAGCAAGGATTTTTGAGCCAAACCCAACTAGATGAAACACTAGTCCTCATGATTGGCATGACATTATTTTTAGACTTTCCAACTGAAGAatacaaatttttgaaatttggcCGCTGAACTTTAATGACAATTGATTAGAAAATAATAGTTTGATCTCAAAAAGCCAGCAAACTAACAAAAGTTTCTGATATTCTAAACCAAGAGGAAAATTTGCAGACACACAAATGGCAGAGTACGAGCAGTAGTCATGAAGGAATGGTATATGCTCGAACAAGGATATCCACCTAATCAGGGGAACATATGCTTgcatatttgtgtgtgtgtcaCTTCTTCCAACTACATAGAAAAGATACTCAACTAAAGCAATAGCCTGGGCAGCATCCTGCCTCTTCCAGTACTCTTCTGTACTACCTAGAACACacaaaagaaagtaaattgaatcaatcataaaaatatccaagtggaaattaaattaacaaagaTAACTCTTCCAGTGAAATATGCTACTCCTCTGAACTTTGTGCCTTATCTACAGTTTCATAAACCAGAATGAAAGTCAatgttttagtttttcttttaaaaagcTGCGGCATATTGAAATCTCAAATATGAGTAGAGAAAAGGATCAAATACAAGCATAATTTTAACTTCAAAAAATGCAACATGACCTGTGAACAGAAGCATACCAATTTCAACGAACATGGTAGGTGAATAAATTTCAGGGCCGTGATGAGTGGCTTCCAACGTGACCTACACTGAGCAATGCAAACAGGGAAAAACCACCCAATGTGTGTCCTCGAGCACTGGAGGATATTAAAAGGGAACAAAAAGAGAAGTAGCTACCTAAGAAGAAAAGTTATGCAAGATACAttgcaaaaacataaaaaagatcCGTTAAATGTATTGACAGTTGAAGTGTTTACGGGACAAAAGAGGGAACTTCCCCTGACGGTGAAGTACAGGGAGTCATGATGACTAAAGGAGTTCTAAGTAAATCAAGAAAACCAGTAACAGGAAAAGTGTGCCCATTATTGGTAGAACTGTAGAATATACATGATACCAAAGAATTCTAATACATTAACAGGGCCTTAATATACGAGAATCTATTTTCTAAGAGTCAGAGAAATGATTGTGTTTATGTGCAATCTtcttcttatttgtttttgtaaatGTGTTATTTCCATAACTTGAACCCCAACTGACAAAAAAGCAACTTTACCGAGGCTTGTTCTCAAAATATgagcgatttttaaaaaaagaataaaaagacgTGGCACCTCAAATTCAGGAGTGAGATTATGAGATTCAGCAATTGACTTCAAGAGTCTCAACCAAGGCCCTATTCGTGGATTCGGTGGCGCCGCCCACCCAGGCTTTCCACCTGCCGGGGGTACCTCATCTTCGCATAAATGAGGCACGCCTATCCACAACTACAGACAATCAGCTCTACAATTCAgtaacttaacaaaaaaaaaaaaaaagaagaagaagcaataaACCAGCATAATTTGTGTACCGATTGGATGAATAGTGAGGGCAGGACGGTTCGAAGCCGCCGTGTGCTTGCTCATAAATATGACCTCGTCGACAACTTCGCCGGTCGCCGCCTCCCACCGCCGGTCCAAGTGATCCTCTCTCACAATGCTGTTATCGTGCTTCAGTAACCTCACTCCCCTGTTCACGAAACTCGACATGTCCTGTGcccaaaaagaaaacagaaaaatttAGCCTTGAATCGGCATAAACCGGAGTGTGGATTCGGGTAATTGTCAACCAAATTGAGTGCTTGAAGCGAGGCGGGGGAGATGGCGAACCTGGACAGGGGGGCCGGGGTGCCAGCCGGGCATGGCAAGGAGGGTGGAGGCTGGGCCGATGGACGCGGGGTCGACGGTGGTTGCCACCACAAGCGTCACCATCTCTCTGCTGGTTCGCTGTACCAGCCGAAACAGCATTTTCACCTCTTCAAACACGGTCctgatatacaatttttttttttaataatattattggtACATATTTGTGTACACTTTAGactacataaaaatatatcaatgataaaaatatattttatgaggCGCATAGAAACATGTGAAGTATATGGAGACGAGgaatattttagtcataatacccctttatatagtttaagatatataaaaataatgtacatctaacattattcttttttttttcctttggccCTAATACATTTAGCCAAAGTTTTGTTAATTAAACCCCAAAGCATGGTTTAGCGGTTGAAActatatatgtattaattattaattttaaagagtCTTAGATTTAGTCACTATATAGTCAGTGCAGTATTTTGTATTCGAATCTCGACACTAGATTCCATAATTTAACCTCCTGCAAAAATCTTAGAGTTGAGCTGCGAGGTTCCCAGAtaagaaatttcatccttaGTCTCAAAGAGTTTTGTTAATTAAggtataaataaaagaagtaaaatataaaaaatatttgaaataaaagttttttttattatatttatttaaaaaattatgtaattttttattttaaaattttaaaataaatttatttattttttgaatattttatcttaaacttatgaataaattattttaatataattttattttacttattttaaccaACGTTACCTTAGGAATAACAAAAGTTTggttaaatcaaattaattgaactgAGTTGATTACAGACTCTTtgagaagataaagagtcaTTTGTCACTATTTTACAACTTTGACCTCTCTAGCTCTATTTATAAGTGAATCAAGCCTTCTTCGACCAAGCAAACCAAAACAATCGTCTCCTTCCTTGGCTCTCGTGGATCAAACAGGGTGTCTAATGGGATTCTTGTGTTATTTTGACAGCTCATTAAGTTAccacacaataaataaatttaaattattatatcttgataataataaattataaaataaaattataattttattcttaatttaaaataaaaatataataacaaaaataataaataaatttataaatatattttatttccattcCTTACTTcccaaataaaaaa from the Diospyros lotus cultivar Yz01 unplaced genomic scaffold, ASM1463336v1 superscaf1, whole genome shotgun sequence genome contains:
- the LOC127793086 gene encoding D-aminoacyl-tRNA deacylase-like isoform X2, which encodes MLFRLVQRTSREMVTLVVATTVDPASIGPASTLLAMPGWHPGPPVQDMSSFVNRGVRLLKHDNSIVREDHLDRRWEAATGEVVDEVIFMSKHTAASNRPALTIHPIGVPHLCEDEVPPAGGKPGWAAPPNPRIGPWLRLLKSIAESHNLTPEFELVWEGLGLGGGPAVGDWSRNNGQNKILLGIGGGHYAPRHMDIALKDGVWVGHLLSGYSLPMEDLGQSNLRTVEEVGGAWREAIKVAFETTKAAFPGGQVLAHIDHKSFKGWQRAAITGFLAEQTIKIGKPCDFC
- the LOC127793086 gene encoding D-aminoacyl-tRNA deacylase-like isoform X1 — translated: MLFRLVQRTSREMVTLVVATTVDPASIGPASTLLAMPGWHPGPPVQDMSSFVNRGVRLLKHDNSIVREDHLDRRWEAATGEVVDEVIFMSKHTAASNRPALTIHPIGVPHLCEDEVPPAGGKPGWAAPPNPRIGPWLRLLKSIAESHNLTPEFEVTLEATHHGPEIYSPTMFVEIGSTEEYWKRQDAAQAIALLVWEGLGLGGGPAVGDWSRNNGQNKILLGIGGGHYAPRHMDIALKDGVWVGHLLSGYSLPMEDLGQSNLRTVEEVGGAWREAIKVAFETTKAAFPGGQVLAHIDHKSFKGWQRAAITGFLAEQTIKIGKPCDFC